The Deferribacterota bacterium sequence GCAATGCCCTTACATAATCTCCTCTATTATAAACGTCCCCTGGGATCATCTCCCTTTTATACAACATAGCTTCTGCTTTACCAACATTCACTAGCAAACCATTTTTGTCTGATTTAACTACAACACCAGTTATGATTTCTCCAACCCTATTCTGATATTTATCTAAAATAACCTGTTTCTCAGTGTTTCTTAATTCTTCTAATAGTTTTTGTTTTGCTATTGTTGCCGCTTGTCTACCCAGGCTCTCTATTGTAATTGGAACCTCCACCTCACTTCCAATTCTAACCTTATCATTTATTTTCAAAGCATCATCTTTTGATATCTCTGACCATTTATTCTCAACAACACGTACAACTTTCTTTGGTATATTTATAGTAAGGTCACCTTTTTCTAAATCCATCTCTATCTTTGGTGAAATCTGCTTACCATATTTTTTACTAACTGCAGCAATAATTGACTCTTTTAATACCTCTGAAAGCTGAGATCTATTAAGTCCTTTTTCTCTACTCAACTCATCAACTATTTTTATTAATTCTCTGCTCATCTATCTCCTCTAATTAAAAGTTATATCTACATCAAGATTTGCTCTTTTTATCATATTATAATCGATATTATAATATTTTTCTTTCTCTTTTAGTAATATATTATTTCCATCTACATTTATTATCTTGCCTTTAATAAATTTCCTTTTATAGGGGTTGTTCTTTATTAAATATATTGAACTTTTATAACCTATATATTTTTTATAATCCTTAAGATTCCTTAAAGGCCTATTTATACCAGGTGTAGAGACTTCAATATTATAATTATCAAAGGGTATGACACCCTCGCTATCTAGCCAATATTTAAGCCTTTTCGATACTACCTCTAAATCTGCAATGCCAACGTTATCTCCATCCAAT is a genomic window containing:
- a CDS encoding ribosome maturation factor RimP: MEFLNEIRKYLDTILDEYSVELFDITYRKENRGYVLRVILDGDNVGIADLEVVSKRLKYWLDSEGVIPFDNYNIEVSTPGINRPLRNLKDYKKYIGYKSSIYLIKNNPYKRKFIKGKIINVDGNNILLKEKEKYYNIDYNMIKRANLDVDITFN